In Treponema sp. OMZ 798, the following proteins share a genomic window:
- a CDS encoding polynucleotide kinase-phosphatase, producing the protein MQINIPKTSLVLLVGVSGSGKSSFAQKHFEKYEIISSDVCRGIVSNDENNQSATNDAFEVFNFILSKRLQNGLLTVADATNIQQEARKKLLDIARSFHILPVAIVFDLPQELCEKRNEARTDRNISTRVLRRHMQDLKHSLKNLKKEGFKKLYILRSEEEVNSVTEIVREKLYNDKTDMHGPFDIIGDVHGCYDELLELLQKLNYKIDSAADDGKNYGLQVSHPENRMAVFLGDLVDRGPASPKVLKLVMSMVRNGSALCVPGNHDMKLHKKLNGKAVQEKHGLAETLAQLETESEEFKNDLKEFLYGLVSHYVLDSGKLVVAHAGLKEEMHGRGSGAVRSFCLYGETTGETDEFGLPVRYNWASEYRGRAKVVYGHTPVPASEWLNNTIDIDTGCVFGGTLTALRYPEEELVSVRAKKIYTEPVRPIEPKLSFSLQHENDDLLDIEDVTGRRIIQTRLKNNILIREEQSIAALEAVSRFAVNPKWLIYLPPTMSPSETSRLENFLEHPIEAIDYYKSRGLKKIILEEKHMGSRAVLIICKDIQTAEKRFGITTEGFGICYTRTGRNFFNDSKIEKEFLTKVQRALTLSNFWEKHSTNWVCLDAELMPWSVKAQSLIHDQYAATGSSAINSLSEAEKILTLTKMRGVEGVENLSAAFTQKKIAVEKFIDSYRNYCWEVKSIDDYQLAPFHILATEDFVHTDKNHEWHMENIKEICLADKTLFKITPYKIVNVENEDEIKDAVNWWLSLTRAGGEGMVIKPFDFVFYAEKHGLVQPGVKCRGKEYLRIIYGPEYCEKENLDRLKKRGLAKKRALALQEFALGIEALERFVKKEPLRRVHESAFAVLALESEAVDPRL; encoded by the coding sequence ATGCAGATTAATATACCAAAGACCTCATTGGTTTTACTCGTCGGAGTTTCGGGCTCCGGTAAAAGCAGCTTTGCACAAAAGCATTTTGAAAAATACGAAATTATTTCTTCCGATGTTTGCCGCGGTATAGTTTCAAACGATGAAAATAATCAATCAGCCACAAACGATGCTTTTGAAGTTTTTAACTTTATTCTTTCAAAGCGGCTGCAAAACGGATTACTCACGGTTGCAGATGCAACAAATATTCAGCAAGAAGCAAGAAAAAAACTTCTCGACATAGCCCGCTCCTTTCATATTCTTCCTGTTGCAATTGTTTTTGATTTACCTCAAGAACTTTGCGAAAAAAGAAACGAAGCAAGAACGGACAGAAATATTTCTACCAGAGTTTTAAGACGGCACATGCAGGACTTAAAACATTCGTTAAAGAATTTAAAAAAAGAAGGTTTTAAAAAACTTTATATTTTACGATCTGAAGAAGAAGTAAATTCCGTTACCGAAATTGTCCGTGAAAAACTTTATAACGATAAAACCGATATGCACGGCCCTTTCGATATTATCGGCGATGTGCACGGCTGTTATGACGAGCTTCTGGAACTTTTGCAAAAACTAAATTACAAAATAGATTCGGCAGCCGATGACGGAAAAAATTACGGCTTGCAGGTAAGCCATCCAGAAAACCGCATGGCCGTTTTTTTAGGAGACCTCGTAGACAGGGGCCCGGCTTCACCTAAAGTTTTAAAACTTGTTATGAGTATGGTGCGGAACGGTTCCGCCCTCTGCGTTCCCGGCAATCACGATATGAAGCTTCACAAAAAACTAAACGGAAAGGCAGTACAGGAAAAACACGGACTTGCCGAAACTCTTGCACAGCTTGAAACAGAATCCGAAGAATTTAAAAACGATCTAAAAGAATTTTTATACGGCCTTGTAAGTCACTATGTTTTGGATTCCGGAAAACTTGTCGTCGCTCACGCAGGGCTTAAAGAAGAAATGCACGGCCGAGGATCGGGAGCCGTTCGCTCTTTTTGTTTATATGGAGAAACAACCGGCGAAACGGACGAGTTCGGTTTACCTGTAAGATATAATTGGGCTTCGGAATACCGCGGCAGGGCAAAGGTAGTTTACGGGCACACACCTGTGCCGGCTTCGGAATGGCTTAATAACACGATTGACATAGATACCGGCTGTGTTTTCGGAGGAACCTTGACTGCATTACGTTATCCCGAAGAGGAGCTTGTATCGGTTCGGGCAAAAAAAATTTATACAGAGCCGGTGCGCCCTATCGAGCCCAAACTTTCATTTTCATTGCAGCATGAAAACGATGATCTCCTCGATATTGAAGACGTAACAGGAAGACGAATTATTCAAACCCGCTTAAAAAACAATATCCTAATCCGCGAAGAGCAGTCCATTGCAGCCCTAGAAGCAGTCAGCCGTTTTGCGGTAAATCCCAAATGGCTAATCTATCTTCCGCCCACAATGTCGCCTTCCGAAACAAGCAGACTTGAAAATTTTTTGGAGCACCCTATCGAAGCTATCGATTATTACAAAAGCCGCGGATTAAAAAAAATTATCTTGGAAGAAAAGCACATGGGCTCAAGGGCCGTGCTTATTATTTGCAAGGACATTCAAACTGCGGAAAAAAGATTCGGAATTACAACTGAAGGCTTCGGTATTTGTTATACCAGAACAGGAAGAAACTTTTTTAACGATTCAAAAATAGAAAAAGAATTTTTGACAAAGGTTCAAAGAGCCTTAACGCTTTCAAACTTTTGGGAAAAGCACAGCACCAATTGGGTCTGCCTCGATGCGGAACTCATGCCGTGGTCTGTAAAGGCTCAAAGTCTTATCCATGATCAATATGCGGCAACAGGTTCCTCTGCAATAAATTCCCTTTCGGAAGCGGAAAAAATTTTAACTCTTACAAAAATGCGCGGAGTTGAAGGAGTAGAAAATTTATCGGCCGCCTTTACTCAAAAGAAAATCGCTGTTGAAAAATTTATTGACTCTTACCGCAATTATTGTTGGGAAGTAAAAAGCATAGATGATTATCAACTCGCACCCTTCCACATTTTGGCAACGGAAGACTTTGTGCACACCGATAAAAATCACGAATGGCACATGGAAAACATAAAAGAAATCTGTCTTGCCGATAAAACGCTTTTTAAAATTACACCCTATAAAATAGTTAATGTAGAAAATGAAGATGAAATAAAAGATGCGGTAAATTGGTGGCTCTCTCTTACACGGGCCGGCGGAGAAGGAATGGTAATAAAGCCCTTCGATTTTGTTTTTTATGCAGAAAAGCACGGCCTCGTTCAACCAGGCGTTAAATGTCGCGGAAAAGAATACTTGCGTATTATTTACGGCCCGGAATATTGCGAAAAAGAAAATTTAGACCGCTTAAAGAAAAGAGGTTTGGCAAAAAAAAGAGCTCTGGCCTTACAGGAATTCGCCCTCGGCATAGAAGCTCTTGAACGATTTGTAAAAAAAGAACCTTTAAGACGGGTTCACGAAAGTGCATTTGCAGTTCTAGCCCTCGAAAGCGAAGCTGTCGATCCGCGGTTGTAA
- a CDS encoding methyltransferase domain-containing protein, producing the protein MINIKSLVRSAFDTLAEDTAQSETEEESDSPLQKEKKERLHDQRLNAVAEKLKESGAASVIDLGCGDGKLIRLLLKEKQFEKIAGMDVSYSELTKCKERLHWEDMPPKQKERLNLFQSSLMYRDKRFSGFDAAAVVEVIEHLDENRLPAFEKSVFKFAKPNTIVLTTPNSEYNVQYENLANGKMRHTDHRFEWTRKEFETWAKRVADENNYSVEFFPVGEEEKNIGAPSQMAVFKYAD; encoded by the coding sequence TTGATAAACATAAAATCTCTTGTGCGCTCAGCCTTTGATACGCTGGCTGAAGATACGGCGCAATCCGAAACCGAAGAAGAATCCGATTCTCCTCTTCAAAAAGAAAAAAAGGAAAGGCTCCACGATCAAAGACTGAATGCCGTTGCCGAAAAATTAAAAGAGAGCGGAGCGGCAAGCGTAATCGATCTAGGCTGCGGAGACGGCAAACTGATACGCCTTCTTTTAAAAGAAAAACAATTTGAAAAAATTGCCGGTATGGATGTTTCATATTCCGAATTGACAAAATGCAAGGAAAGACTCCATTGGGAGGATATGCCGCCTAAACAAAAAGAAAGGCTTAATTTATTTCAAAGCTCATTGATGTACAGGGACAAAAGATTTTCGGGTTTTGATGCTGCCGCTGTTGTTGAAGTAATAGAACACCTCGATGAAAACAGACTGCCTGCTTTTGAAAAATCCGTCTTTAAATTTGCAAAGCCAAATACGATTGTTCTTACTACACCGAACAGTGAGTACAATGTGCAATACGAAAATTTAGCAAACGGAAAAATGCGCCATACGGATCACCGTTTTGAATGGACCCGCAAGGAATTTGAAACATGGGCAAAAAGAGTTGCCGATGAAAATAATTATTCGGTTGAGTTTTTTCCGGTAGGTGAAGAAGAAAAAAATATAGGAGCTCCGTCGCAGATGGCGGTATTTAAATATGCAGATTAA
- a CDS encoding TPM domain-containing protein, producing the protein MENNRILSKIHIKNEDLDLIKNAVAEAEKTTNGEIALAVIPQSDSYSFVEMFAALCLAFISFFIMLYFGDGIWRLLQTKLWYPSPKMLTAVIGFSVWIIMLLFFLLINIPALDRLIIPKKIKEARVYARALRHFVECGIYKTAERTGILIFVSILERKVFIIADSGIAEKVEQGKWNGICKTITEGLKLKQTAKSLCSAVEECGNILSKHFPKTEGNPNEYPDGLVVLEK; encoded by the coding sequence ATGGAAAATAACCGAATATTAAGTAAAATACACATTAAGAATGAAGATTTGGATTTGATTAAAAATGCCGTTGCAGAAGCTGAAAAAACAACAAACGGAGAAATTGCCTTGGCCGTTATTCCGCAAAGCGATTCCTACTCCTTTGTAGAAATGTTTGCAGCACTGTGCCTCGCCTTTATTTCTTTTTTTATCATGCTTTATTTTGGAGACGGTATCTGGCGGCTTCTTCAAACAAAATTATGGTATCCTTCGCCTAAGATGCTTACAGCGGTAATCGGATTTAGTGTTTGGATTATAATGCTTCTTTTCTTTTTGCTGATAAATATTCCTGCGCTCGACAGATTAATAATTCCAAAAAAAATAAAAGAAGCAAGAGTGTATGCGCGTGCTTTAAGGCATTTTGTAGAATGCGGAATCTACAAGACAGCTGAAAGAACAGGTATTTTGATCTTTGTTTCCATCCTTGAAAGAAAGGTTTTTATTATTGCCGATTCCGGTATTGCCGAAAAAGTTGAGCAAGGTAAATGGAACGGTATTTGTAAAACAATAACCGAAGGTTTAAAATTGAAGCAGACTGCAAAAAGTCTTTGTTCTGCTGTGGAAGAATGCGGAAATATTCTTTCAAAACATTTTCCTAAAACGGAAGGAAATCCTAATGAATACCCTGACGGGCTTGTTGTCTTGGAGAAGTAA
- a CDS encoding YgcG family protein: MKKNIKNLFILCFLFLTLFKAFSLAVPNLKGPVNDLAGVLSYDKKAEIENFLFGIEKKSDVQIVVLTIPSLEGENLEEYSLRVAETWQLGSKEKDSGVLLLVAVNDRKMRIEVGYGLEANLTDAAAGRIIRNIIAPEFKSKNFGTGIFLGVKAIAGHALQDENILSDIGSSDEDLDGLTIIIGLLLMLVIWFIICRLIPCFFWILFRLVTLQGFTGHELATNLFTSRTVFKFSGSGEGGGYSGGGGSFGGGGASGSW, translated from the coding sequence ATGAAAAAAAATATTAAAAATCTCTTTATCCTTTGTTTTTTGTTTTTGACCTTGTTTAAGGCTTTTAGCCTTGCTGTGCCCAATCTCAAAGGGCCGGTAAACGATTTAGCCGGAGTTCTATCGTATGATAAAAAGGCTGAAATAGAGAACTTTCTTTTTGGAATTGAAAAAAAATCGGATGTACAAATTGTTGTGCTTACCATTCCCTCTCTTGAAGGAGAAAATCTTGAAGAATACTCCTTGCGTGTTGCAGAAACTTGGCAGTTGGGTTCCAAAGAAAAAGACTCCGGTGTTTTGCTCCTTGTTGCCGTGAATGACCGAAAAATGCGCATTGAAGTAGGGTACGGGCTTGAAGCAAATCTTACGGATGCTGCTGCCGGACGTATCATACGCAATATAATTGCACCGGAATTTAAATCTAAAAATTTCGGTACCGGAATATTCCTAGGTGTAAAGGCTATCGCAGGACATGCATTACAGGATGAAAACATTTTATCCGACATCGGTTCCTCCGATGAAGATCTTGATGGTCTTACCATCATTATTGGACTCTTGCTTATGCTTGTGATTTGGTTCATCATTTGCAGGCTGATTCCATGCTTTTTTTGGATTTTGTTCCGCTTAGTAACTTTACAAGGTTTTACCGGTCATGAATTAGCGACGAATTTATTTACTTCAAGAACTGTGTTTAAATTTTCAGGTTCCGGAGAAGGCGGCGGATATTCCGGCGGAGGAGGCAGTTTTGGGGGCGGAGGTGC